One part of the Dyadobacter sp. 676 genome encodes these proteins:
- a CDS encoding sugar ABC transporter ATP-binding protein codes for MSDYLLRVREISKSFAGAKALDNIRFDLKKGEVHALMGENGAGKSTFMKILVGLVAPDSGEILLEGENLVGNNVNETLKKGISMIHQEILVVPELTVAQNIFLGRERELSGKSGVLSGWLNDSETNRRAAALLGRMGVDIAPKAKMKHLSVAQMQMVEIAKAISNNAKVIIMDEPTSAISDKEVATLFQIIGDLKAQGVGIIYISHKMDEIFRISDTVTVLRDGKYINTKSAAELDQNALIAMMVGREIDQMFPEATQPAGGEVLSVRNLSRAGKFANISFRVKAGEILGLAGLMGAGRTEIARAIFGLDQWDEGEITIKGMSLRARTPREAIDKGIGYVGEDRKGLGFIPSMSVKDNITLSSINNHRKGGFIDTHSEQSVTGKMIADLKIKTAGTGQQVAHLSGGNQQKVVIGRVLLASPDLIILDEPTRGVDVGAKFEIYKLIRSLADRGMAIIMISSELPEILGLSDRILVLSKGKQTALLSKAEATQELIMKYAVA; via the coding sequence ATGTCTGATTATTTGCTGAGGGTTAGGGAAATTTCCAAGTCGTTTGCCGGCGCCAAAGCGCTGGATAATATCCGTTTTGACTTGAAAAAAGGCGAAGTACATGCCTTAATGGGCGAAAACGGAGCGGGAAAATCGACCTTTATGAAAATACTGGTCGGTCTGGTCGCACCTGATTCCGGTGAAATTTTGCTTGAAGGTGAAAACCTGGTAGGCAACAATGTAAACGAGACTTTGAAAAAAGGCATTTCCATGATCCACCAGGAAATCCTGGTTGTACCGGAGTTGACCGTCGCCCAAAACATTTTTCTGGGAAGAGAACGGGAGCTTTCGGGCAAAAGTGGCGTGCTTTCGGGTTGGTTGAATGATTCGGAGACCAACCGGCGGGCGGCGGCGTTGCTTGGCCGAATGGGGGTTGATATAGCCCCAAAGGCGAAGATGAAGCACCTCAGCGTAGCGCAAATGCAAATGGTCGAGATCGCGAAGGCTATTTCGAACAATGCGAAGGTGATCATCATGGACGAGCCGACTTCGGCGATTTCGGACAAGGAGGTGGCCACATTGTTCCAGATCATCGGCGACCTGAAAGCACAGGGCGTCGGTATTATCTATATTTCCCATAAAATGGACGAGATATTCCGGATTTCGGATACCGTGACTGTGCTGCGCGACGGGAAATATATCAACACCAAAAGTGCCGCCGAGCTAGATCAGAATGCATTGATCGCGATGATGGTCGGACGGGAGATCGATCAGATGTTTCCCGAAGCTACACAGCCAGCAGGCGGAGAAGTGCTTTCGGTCCGCAATTTGAGTCGTGCCGGCAAGTTTGCGAATATCAGTTTTAGGGTTAAAGCAGGGGAAATCCTGGGGTTGGCCGGTTTAATGGGAGCAGGCCGGACTGAAATAGCAAGGGCTATTTTCGGTTTGGACCAATGGGACGAGGGAGAGATCACGATCAAAGGAATGTCGCTGAGAGCTCGGACGCCGCGCGAAGCGATCGACAAAGGCATCGGCTATGTGGGTGAAGATCGGAAAGGCTTAGGGTTCATTCCGAGCATGTCCGTCAAAGACAATATCACGCTTTCCAGCATTAATAACCACCGCAAAGGCGGTTTTATAGATACACACAGCGAGCAATCGGTCACCGGAAAAATGATTGCCGATCTGAAAATCAAAACGGCCGGTACCGGGCAGCAGGTTGCACATTTGAGCGGCGGGAACCAGCAGAAAGTAGTCATAGGCAGAGTGTTACTCGCTTCGCCAGATCTCATTATCCTCGATGAACCCACCCGTGGTGTGGATGTCGGGGCGAAATTTGAAATTTATAAATTGATCCGCAGCCTCGCCGACCGGGGCATGGCGATCATCATGATATCGTCGGAACTACCGGAAATCCTGGGCCTGAGCGACCGGATCCTGGTTTTATCCAAAGGAAAACAAACCGCGCTGCTATCGAAAGCGGAAGCGACGCAGGAGTTGATTATGAAATATGCGGTAGCGTAG
- a CDS encoding sugar ABC transporter substrate-binding protein — protein sequence MKRNAIFAALIAVTILTGCSPSSDKGSGEDKLVIGATMLSMQNEFIVNVSDAMEAKAKEMGVELVTVDAERSALKQVEQVESFIGQGVDAIIMNPCEVEASSPAVKLAMDAKIPIINVNSETSAKPTAFVGSDDTESARIAMKYIAEKLGGKGNVLMMHGFMGQAAQIKRDNGAKEILKANPGLKLLAEQSGEWDRAKGMSLAENWIQSYGDKIDAIFAQNDEMGMGAVKALEAAGLKNKVLVVSVDAIPDALQAVKKGTLDATVFQNAKEQGEKAIETAVKAAKKEQFEKEVLIPFQLVTKENVGTFLK from the coding sequence ATGAAACGCAATGCAATTTTTGCGGCACTGATCGCCGTTACGATATTGACGGGGTGTAGTCCATCTTCCGATAAAGGGTCCGGTGAAGACAAACTGGTAATCGGCGCCACGATGTTGAGTATGCAGAACGAGTTCATCGTCAATGTGAGCGACGCTATGGAAGCGAAGGCTAAGGAAATGGGGGTCGAGCTGGTTACCGTTGATGCGGAGCGTTCCGCTTTGAAGCAAGTGGAGCAGGTAGAAAGCTTCATTGGCCAGGGTGTAGACGCTATTATCATGAATCCCTGTGAGGTAGAGGCGAGTTCACCGGCGGTTAAACTCGCAATGGACGCAAAAATCCCGATTATTAACGTCAATTCGGAAACATCGGCCAAACCGACGGCATTCGTAGGCTCGGACGACACCGAATCGGCACGTATTGCCATGAAATACATTGCGGAGAAATTAGGCGGTAAAGGGAATGTGTTGATGATGCATGGTTTTATGGGCCAGGCAGCGCAAATCAAGCGCGACAATGGTGCAAAGGAAATCCTGAAAGCCAATCCCGGTCTGAAACTGCTGGCGGAGCAATCTGGGGAATGGGACCGCGCAAAAGGCATGTCGCTGGCTGAGAACTGGATACAGTCCTATGGCGATAAGATCGACGCTATTTTTGCTCAAAACGACGAAATGGGCATGGGGGCCGTAAAAGCGCTGGAAGCCGCCGGCTTGAAGAACAAAGTACTGGTCGTCAGCGTCGACGCCATTCCCGATGCGTTGCAGGCAGTGAAAAAAGGGACGTTGGATGCCACCGTTTTTCAGAATGCGAAGGAACAGGGCGAAAAAGCGATAGAAACAGCCGTAAAAGCGGCTAAGAAAGAGCAGTTTGAAAAAGAGGTGCTTATTCCTTTTCAACTGGTGACGAAGGAGAATGTCGGGACGTTTTTGAAGTGA
- a CDS encoding Gfo/Idh/MocA family oxidoreductase: MNTFNINRRSFLHGATAALALSTFGAQGMDLINPAKTWRVGLIGTGWYGKSDLFRLIQVAPVEVVALCDVDKNQLNEAGKLVSQRQKSGKTPKLYGDYQKMLAENEMDIVLIGTPDHWHALQMIDAVKAGAHVYVQKPISVDVMEGEAMVAAARKYKKVVQVGTQRKSTPHLIDAKKNIVDAGLLGKISHVEMCCYYHMRANGNPPVEAVPDYLDYEKWTGPAPLRPYDGSPHIRWWRTFMEYGNGITGDMCVHMFDTVRWMLKLGWPKKITSTGGIYVQKEGKSNISDTQSAIFEYDGLNCVWQHRTWGTPNNPDYPWSFTLYGEKGTLWASTMAYDFIPQGKGEKIHKDVVYEKEKYPEDLKEDRIELNAAPATRLHMLDFLNAIENNGRPVADIEEGHISTASCILANLSMKTGRSIVYDPIKREIVGDREANALLARAYRAPYKHPDYKHV, encoded by the coding sequence ATGAACACTTTCAATATCAACCGCCGTAGTTTCCTTCACGGGGCCACGGCTGCATTGGCACTTTCAACTTTCGGAGCGCAGGGAATGGACCTGATCAACCCGGCCAAAACATGGCGCGTAGGGTTAATTGGCACGGGTTGGTATGGAAAAAGTGATCTTTTCAGGCTGATCCAGGTCGCGCCGGTAGAAGTGGTCGCGCTGTGCGATGTAGATAAAAACCAACTGAATGAAGCGGGCAAGCTGGTGAGCCAGCGGCAAAAGTCGGGTAAGACGCCGAAGTTGTACGGCGATTACCAGAAAATGCTGGCGGAAAATGAAATGGACATCGTCCTGATCGGCACGCCCGACCATTGGCATGCGCTGCAAATGATCGACGCGGTAAAGGCGGGTGCGCATGTGTACGTTCAAAAACCGATCAGTGTGGATGTAATGGAAGGAGAAGCAATGGTGGCGGCTGCCCGTAAGTACAAAAAGGTAGTGCAGGTAGGAACGCAGCGTAAAAGCACGCCGCATTTGATCGACGCCAAGAAAAATATAGTGGATGCGGGTCTCCTGGGCAAGATATCGCATGTTGAAATGTGCTGCTATTACCACATGCGGGCTAACGGAAACCCGCCCGTCGAGGCAGTGCCCGATTACCTCGACTATGAAAAATGGACAGGTCCGGCTCCGTTGCGGCCTTACGACGGCTCGCCCCATATCCGCTGGTGGCGCACGTTTATGGAATATGGCAACGGCATTACCGGCGATATGTGTGTACATATGTTCGATACGGTACGCTGGATGCTGAAACTGGGCTGGCCAAAAAAAATTACGTCGACGGGTGGTATCTATGTGCAGAAAGAAGGTAAGTCTAATATATCCGACACACAATCAGCGATTTTCGAATACGACGGGCTGAATTGCGTCTGGCAGCACCGCACCTGGGGAACGCCCAATAACCCGGATTATCCGTGGTCGTTTACTCTGTATGGCGAAAAAGGAACGCTCTGGGCGAGCACCATGGCGTACGATTTCATTCCGCAGGGCAAAGGCGAAAAAATCCACAAGGATGTCGTTTACGAAAAAGAGAAATATCCGGAAGACCTGAAAGAGGACCGGATAGAGCTGAACGCGGCACCCGCTACGCGCCTGCACATGCTCGATTTTCTGAATGCGATCGAGAACAACGGCAGGCCGGTCGCCGACATAGAGGAGGGCCATATTTCGACGGCAAGCTGCATTTTGGCAAATCTTTCGATGAAAACAGGTCGTTCGATTGTTTATGACCCAATAAAACGCGAAATTGTGGGGGACAGAGAGGCTAATGCCCTCCTGGCCCGTGCGTACCGGGCACCCTACAAACATCCTGACTATAAGCACGTCTAG